One region of Corvus moneduloides isolate bCorMon1 chromosome 15, bCorMon1.pri, whole genome shotgun sequence genomic DNA includes:
- the NDST1 gene encoding bifunctional heparan sulfate N-deacetylase/N-sulfotransferase 1 translates to MTVLARARRGIWQLSPQVVLLLLFAFCLLSVFVSAYYLYGWKRGLEPSGDVVGPDCDEPKVAPSRLLPLKTLKVADSSRTDPLVLVFVESLYSQLGQEIVAILESSRFKYRTEIAPGKGDMPTLTDKDRGRFALIIYENILKYVNLDAWNRELLDKYCVEYGVGIIGFFKANENSLLSAQLKGFPLFLHSNLALKDCSINPKSPLLYITRPSEVEKGVLPGEDWTVFQSNHSTYEPVLLAKTKSAESIPHMSVDAALHTTVMQDLGLHDGIQRVLFGNNLNFWLHKLVFVDSVSFLTGKRLSLPLDRYILVDIDDIFVGKEGTRMKVEDVKALFDTQNELRTHIPNFTFNLGYSGKFFHTGTDAEDEGDDLLLSYVKEFWWFPHMWSHMQPHLFHNQSVLAEQMTLNKKFAVEHGIPTDMGYAVAPHHSGVYPVHVQLYEAWKQVWSIRVTSTEEYPHLKPARYRRGFIHNGIMVLPRQTCGLFTHTIFYNEYPGGSSELDKIINGGELFLTVLLNPISIFMTHLSNYGNDRLGLYTFKHLVRFLNSWTNLKLQTLPPVQLAQKYFQIFSEEKDPLWQDPCEDKRHKDIWSKEKTCDRFPKLLIIGPQKTGTTALYLFLGMHPDLSSNYPSSETFEEIQFFNGHNYHKGIDWYMEFFPVPSNTTSDFYFEKSANYFDSEVAPRRAAALLSKAKIITILINPADRAYSWYQHQRAHDDPVALKYTFHEVITAGPEATPKLRTLQNRCLVPGWYATHIERWLNSYHANQILVLDGKLLRTEPAKVMETVQKFLGVTNFIDYHKTLAFDPKKGFWCQLLDGGKTKCLGKSKGRKYPEMDSDSRAFLRDYYRDHNIELSKLLYKMGQTLPTWLREELQSTR, encoded by the exons ATGACTGTGCTGGCCAGGGCCCGGCGGGGTATCTGGCAGCTCTCTCCGCAGGTGGTGTTGCTCCTGCTCTTTGCCTTCTGCCTGCTCAGTGTTTTCGTCTCTGCTTATTATTTATATGGGTGGAAAAGGGGCTTGGAGCCCTCTGGGGACGTGGTGGGGCCGGACTGCGACGAGCCCAAGGTCGCCCCTTCCCGTTTGCTGCCACTGAAGACCCTCAAGGTGGCCGACTCCTCCCGCACAGACCCCTTGGTGCTGGTCTTCGTGGAGAGCCTCTACTCCCAGCTGGGCCAGGAGATTGTGGCCATTTTGGAGTCGAGTCGCTTCAAATACAGGACAGAGATTGCCCCGGGGAAGGGGGACATGCCCACGCTGACCGACAAGGACCGGGGACGCTTTGCCCTCATCATCTACGAGAACATCCTCAAGTATGTCAACCTGGATGCCTGGAACCGGGAGCTGCTGGACAAGTACTGCGTGGAGTACGGCGTGGGCATCATCGGCTTCTTCAAG GCCAACGAGAACAGCCTTCTGAGTGCCCAGCTGAAGGGCTTCCCACTCTTCCTCCACTCCAACCTGGCGCTGAAGGACTGCAGCATCAACCCCAAGTCGCCCCTGCTCTACATCACACGCCCCAGTGAGGTGGAGAAGGGTGTGCTCCCCGGGGAGGACTGGACTGTCTTCCAGTCCAACCACTCCACCTACGAGCCTGTCCTCCTGGCCAAGACCAAGTCGGCCGAGTCCATCCCGCACATGAGCGTGGATGCTGCACTGCACACCACTGTGATGCAGGACTTGGGCCTCCACGATGGCATCCAGAGAGTGCTTTTCGGCAACAACCTCAACTTCTGGCTGCACAAGTTGGTCTTTGTGGACTCTGTCTCCTTCCTGACGGGCAAGAGGTTGTCCCTGCCCCTTGACCGCTACATCCTGGTGGACATCGATGACATCTTTGTGGGCAAGGAGGGCACACGCATGAAGGTGGAAGATGTCAAG gCACTGTTTGACACGCAGAACGAGCTGCGCACCCACATCCCGAACTTCACCTTCAACCTGGGATACTCAGGGAAATTCTTCCACACAG GTACTGATGCTGAGGATGAAGGTGATGACCTGCTGCTGTCCTACGTGAAGGAGTTCTGGTGGTTCCCCCACATGTGGAGCCACATGCAGCCTCACCTCTTCCACAACCAGTCAGTTCTCGCCGAGCAGATGACCTTAAACAAGAAATTCGCTGTC GAGCATGGCATCCCCACTGACATGGGGTACGCTGTGGCCCCCCACCACTCGGGCGTGTACCCCGTCCATGTGCAGCTGTACGAGGCTTGGAAGCAGGTTTGGTCCATCAGAGTGACGAGCACGGAGGAATATCCGCACCTGAAACCCGCTCGCTACCGCCGCGGCTTCATCCACAATGGCATCATG GTGCTTCCCCGGCAAACCTGTGGCCTCTTCACGCACACTATTTTCTACAATGAATACCCTGGTGGCTCCAGTGAGCTGGACAAAATCATCAATGGGGGTGAACTGTTCCTGACTGTGCTCCTGAACCCT ATCAGCATCTTCATGACCCATCTGTCCAATTACGGCAACGACCGCCTGGGCTTGTACACCTTCAAGCACCTGGTCCGCTTCCTCAACTCCTGGACCAACTTGAAGCTGCAGACATTGCCCCCAgtgcagctggcacagaaatACTTCCAGATCTTTTCCGAGGAGAAGGACCCGCTATGGCAG GATCCCTGTGAAGACAAACGGCACAAGGACATTTGGTCCAAAGAAAAGACCTGTGACCGATTCCCGAAGCTTCTCATCATCGGGCCTCAAAAAACAG GAACAACTGCCCTTTATCTCTTCCTGGGGATGCACCCGGACCTGAGCAGCAACTACCCCAGCTCAGAGACCTTCGAGGAGATACAGTTCTTCAATGGACACAACTATCACAAGGGCATCGACTG GTACATGGAATTCTTCCCCGTCCCCTCCAACACCACCTCTGACTTCTACTTTGAGAAAAGTGCCAACTACTTTGACTCTGAAGTGGCTCCCCGGcgagctgcagccctgctgtccAAGGCCAAAATCATCACCATCCTCATCAACCCTGCAGATCGAGCCTACTCCTGGTATCAG CACCAGCGAGCTCACGATGACCCGGTTGCCCTGAAATACACCTTCCACGAGGTGATCACAGCGGGGCCCGAGGCCACCCCGAAGCTGCGGACCCTGCAGAACCGCTGCCTGGTGCCGGGCTGGTACGCCACCCACATCGAGCGCTGGCTCAACAGCTACCACGCCAACCAG ATCCTGGTGCTGGATGGCAAGCTGCTCCGAACGGAACCTGCCAAAGTGATGGAGACAGTCCAGAAATTCCTCGGTGTGACCAACTTCATCGATTATCACAAGACCCTGGC GTTTGATCCAAAGAAAGGATTCTGGTGTCAGCTTCTGGatggagggaaaacaaaatgcttggGAAAGAGCAAAGGGAGGAAGTACCCTGAGATGGATTCAGAT TCACGCGCCTTCCTGCGGGACTATTACAGGGACCATAACATAGAGCTCTCCAAGCTCCTGTACAAAATGGGGCAGACATTGCCCACCTGGCtgcgggaggagctgcagagcaccaGGTAG